The following DNA comes from Deferribacterota bacterium.
TAATAAGGTTAAGAATCTCATCTAAGCCTGTTATAGTTAATCTAAAGATTTCTCCAATTTCTTCTAATTGTTCATTCTCTTTTGGTATATTTTTACCAATACCACAACTTTGGCCATAGACATCTGCGCTTAATGAGAAAACTATAAAATAAAGCAGAAAACATAATATTATCTTTTTCATAGAGTACACAAATTAAATCTATTTATAAGCATCTTTAAAAAGTTTATAGTCAATTGAATCGATAAGTGCTTGATAGCTTGCATCAATTATATTTCTTGACACCCCAACAGTTCCCCACATATCCTTACCATCGCTACTTTCAACTAAAACCCTCGTTAAAGCCCCAGTACCATCTCTACTTGTTAGTATTCTAACTTTATAGTCTACTAAAGTTACTGTCTTTATCTGTGGATAGAATTTCTCCAATGCTTTACGTAGTGCATTATCTAGCGCATTAACGGGTCCATTACCAACACCAGCAGTGTGCTCTATCTCTCCTGCTACCATTAACATAACAGTTGCCTCAGTGAAAGGAGGTTCAATAGCACTTCTTTTTTCATCTAAAACACGGAAGGAAAGTAGATCAAAAAATCTCCTAAAATCACCTAAGGTCTTTCGTATTAACAGTTCAAATGAGGCTTCTGCGCCTTCATATTGAAATCCCTTATTTTCTAAATCTTTAAGTTTATCTACCAGATTTGTAATCTTAGGATCTTTACTATCAACATCAATACCAAAATCCCTAGCTTTATAAATAAGATTACTTTTGCCAGACAAGTCAGACAATAAAACCCTTTGTGAATTACCAACTAGCTTAGGATCTATATGCTCATAAGTTGTGGGATCCTTCAAAATAGCACTAACATGTATACCACCCTTATGTGCAAAAGCAGAATTCCCCACATAGGGTTGGTGCGTATTATGTCTTATATTACCTAACTCGTTGACATAACGAGATATACCCTTTAATTTCTTTAGATTGTCCCTACCAACACATTCATAGCCATATTTCAATTCAAGATTTGGTATAACTGAACAAAGATTGGCATTACCACATCTTTCTCCATATCCATTTATTGTTCCTTGAACATGGCTTATACCATGTTTAACAGCTAAACATGTACTTGCAACTGCAGTTTCACTGTCATTATGACAATGGATACCTAGTGGATATTCCTTTGTAAAAGCTTTCACTTTTTCTATTATATCTATAATCTCATCAGGCATAACACCGCCATTTGTATCGCATAAAATTAAGCAATCAGCACCTGCCTGCATTGCAACATCTATTGTTTTCATTGCATAATCACTGTTTTTTTTATATCCATCAAAAAAATGCTCTGCATCATAGAAAACAGTTTTACCCTTACTTTTTAAATATTTAATTGTATCAAATATTAATTCTAGATTCTCTTCTAAGGAAATCCTTAGTGCTTTTTCAACATGTAAATCCCATGATTTACCAAATATTGTCAAATTAGGAACATTTGCCTTTAAAAGCGCCTGCAATATATTATCCTCTCTACATTTCTTGCCAGGTCTTTTAGTACTACTAAATGCAGCAATTCTCTCTAATAAGGAAGGATAATTTTGTATATTTTTGAAAAATTCCTCATCCCTTGGATTAGAGCCTGGCCAACCACCCTCAATATAATCAATACCAAAATCAAACAACTTATGAGCAATCCTTAACTTATCTTGTACTGTGAAATTGACATCTTCCCCTTGTGTGCCATCCCGCAAGGTAGTATCATAGATTATAACCTTTTTTGAACTACTCAACATCAAACCCTTCTTTTATTAAAGTATCCCTCAATTTATTAATTATATCTGCATCACTAATGGTTTCAACATAAAATGATAATTTGGTCTCATTGATAAATATATCTTTTATATATATTTTATTTAATAACAAAAAATTCATTATAATAGGCATCACTTTTAAATTGCTTCTTATACCCACTCCATCTATTATTAAAGCGTTAAGGTTATTATCTCTAAAATCATTATCTTTATTAATTAAATATATTTTATATTCATTCTCACCAGCTCTACTAGTAGTAATCAATGAAAAATCCCTGTATCTATCTAAATCGTTTGTCTCAAGTTCTTTAG
Coding sequences within:
- the cimA gene encoding citramalate synthase is translated as MLSSSKKVIIYDTTLRDGTQGEDVNFTVQDKLRIAHKLFDFGIDYIEGGWPGSNPRDEEFFKNIQNYPSLLERIAAFSSTKRPGKKCREDNILQALLKANVPNLTIFGKSWDLHVEKALRISLEENLELIFDTIKYLKSKGKTVFYDAEHFFDGYKKNSDYAMKTIDVAMQAGADCLILCDTNGGVMPDEIIDIIEKVKAFTKEYPLGIHCHNDSETAVASTCLAVKHGISHVQGTINGYGERCGNANLCSVIPNLELKYGYECVGRDNLKKLKGISRYVNELGNIRHNTHQPYVGNSAFAHKGGIHVSAILKDPTTYEHIDPKLVGNSQRVLLSDLSGKSNLIYKARDFGIDVDSKDPKITNLVDKLKDLENKGFQYEGAEASFELLIRKTLGDFRRFFDLLSFRVLDEKRSAIEPPFTEATVMLMVAGEIEHTAGVGNGPVNALDNALRKALEKFYPQIKTVTLVDYKVRILTSRDGTGALTRVLVESSDGKDMWGTVGVSRNIIDASYQALIDSIDYKLFKDAYK